In the Clostridium gelidum genome, CCATGGAATAGTATAAAGAGGCATTTTAACCTCATTACAGTATTTTACTACATCCTCTGTTATTAATTTTGTATAAGGTCCAATGTTTACAACAAATGCACTTGTTCCTGCACTATACAGTTTCTTAGCATATTCTAGTAGCCACCCCTCATTGTTATTAAGAATACCAGAAGTAAATACAACCTCATTTCCATGAAGAAATTGACTAACTTCATCATTTTCAATAATATGTACCCATTCAACAAGATTATTAAGCCCTTTCTGTCCCGCCAGTAATTTCATTTGATATAGAACAGTACCATTTCCAAATAATTTTCCTACCGTAATTGACATTTGATATTACCCCCATTACATAAAGCTATTATTAAATTTAAAATAGTAAATCACCCTAAGTTTTATAAGGCCAAATGTCAGAATCAGTGTTTCTTGGATGAGATCAACACATGATTAAACTTGTCATATAATTATAATCAATAATTATAAACGGATATATTCATAAAATAAAAGAGAATGTAATTCGTAATAAAAATTAAATAGCAACAATATTTTTAAATATATCCATATAACAAAAAAGCGCCTGGGAAATCCCAAGCGCCATTGCTTTGTACATTACAATATACACCATAAATTTATCATTTGTCAAGTACTTTTCCTCAGATAAACTTACCAAATCTCATAGTAAATTTTTTAATCATTCATAGAATGAATTTTTTAATAAAAAAGTATTGACAAAACAATATTACATGTTTAAAATAAGTTTTATTAAAGTAAAAGCAATGATGGAGATAAGTAAAAAAAGAGTTCACCAAGCAGTGAGCTGGGGATAGTGTGAACCCAGTGGCAGAGTTTTTTTGAATAACACTCCGGAGCTGCAAACTGAAATATTTGCAATCTTTTCGTTAAACAGAAGGTTTAAAAAATGCAAATAAAGTAGGAGCGCCGTATTCCATACGTTATTTGGATACCAGTATTAGCTGGAAAGAGACCAATATGGTAATTTAGGTGGCACCGCGGATAAGCGTCAATTCGTCCTATTATATATAAGATGAATTGACGCTATTTTTATATCTTGAGGAGGGCTATTATTATGTGTACAATTATGTGTTATACGTCAACAGACATGAAACATGGACAATTTGCTGAGGCATTGCAAAGAACGGAGTCAAGAGGACCAGATATGACTGAGATTCTCACTTTACCATCTGGTATTTTAGGATTCCAAAGACTTTCTATTATGGATTTAAGTTTTGGCGGAATGCAGCCATTTACAAGAAAAACAGATGCGGCCATCTGTAACGGTGAAATTTACGGTTTCCGTGAAATTAAAAATGAACTCATAGAAAAAGGATATAAGTTTATTTCCGATAGTGATTGCGAAATATTACTTCCTATGTATTTAGAATATGGACTGGATATGTTTTCAAAATTAGATGCAGAATATGCAACTATCATCTATGATGGAAAGAAAGACAGTTTCATTGCAGCACGAGATCCAATTGGAATTCGTCCTCTATTCTATGGCTATTCAAAATCAGGTAAAATCATGTTTGCAAGTGAAGCAAAAAACTTAATTGGGCTTACAGACAAGATTATTTCATTCCCACCTGGACATTATTATGCTGATGGTGAATTTACCTGCTACTGTGATATCACAGCAACAGAGGGTGAATATTGCAAGGATGACTTAGAAGTTATTTGCAAAGAAATTCATGACAAATTGGTGGCTGGTATAGATAAACGTATGGATGCTGATGCTCCTGTAGGTTTCTTGTTAAGTGGTGGATTAGACAGCTCACTCGTATGTGCAGTTGCACAGAAAATCTGTCCTGAAAAGCCAATTAAAACATTTGCCATAGGTATGACTGAAGATGCAATTGACTTAAAATACGCACAAGAAGTTGCAGATTACATACATAGCGATCATACTACTATATATATGACAAAAGAAGAAGTTCTTGAATCACTTGATGAGGTTATTAAACTTCTTGGAACATACGATATTACCACAATAAGAGCAAGTATGGGAATGTATTTGATTTGCAAGAAATTACATGCAATTTCAGATGTTAGAGTTCTTTT is a window encoding:
- the asnB gene encoding asparagine synthase B, whose translation is MCTIMCYTSTDMKHGQFAEALQRTESRGPDMTEILTLPSGILGFQRLSIMDLSFGGMQPFTRKTDAAICNGEIYGFREIKNELIEKGYKFISDSDCEILLPMYLEYGLDMFSKLDAEYATIIYDGKKDSFIAARDPIGIRPLFYGYSKSGKIMFASEAKNLIGLTDKIISFPPGHYYADGEFTCYCDITATEGEYCKDDLEVICKEIHDKLVAGIDKRMDADAPVGFLLSGGLDSSLVCAVAQKICPEKPIKTFAIGMTEDAIDLKYAQEVADYIHSDHTTIYMTKEEVLESLDEVIKLLGTYDITTIRASMGMYLICKKLHAISDVRVLLTGEISDELFGYKYTDFAPSAEEFQKESQKRMRELYMYDVLRADRCISSNSLEARVPFGDLDFVKYVMAIDPETKLNKYKMGKYLLRHAFEGDYLPDNILYREKAAFSDAVGHSMVDHLKEYAETYYSDKEFEILCEKYKYHAKPFTMESLLYREIFEKYYPGQAEMVVDFWMPNKEWEGCNVNDPSARVLSNYGGSGK